The Brassica napus cultivar Da-Ae chromosome C7, Da-Ae, whole genome shotgun sequence genome has a segment encoding these proteins:
- the LOC106409356 gene encoding probable calcium-binding protein CML21, translating to MGSAVTKSDAQEWVPETKLEAKIKEAMQRRESKGTTMKSFNSIILKFPKIDEGLRNCKAIFQEFDEDSNGSIDHSELKNCFRKLEILFEEEEINDLFQACDINEDMGITFTEFIVLLCLVYLLKDDSSTLQKKWRLGMPKLEPTFETLVDTFVFLDENKDGHVSREEMFRAIDESGERSSGRIAMKRFEEMDWDKNGMVNFKEFLFAFTQWVGIDENEDDDDDSNDKA from the exons ATGGGAAGTGCGGTGACGAAATCTGATGCCCAAGAATGGGTACCAGAGACAAAGCTAGAGGCCAAGATCAAAGAAGCCATGCAACGCAGGGAGTCCAAAGGCACCACAATGAAATCTTTCAACAGTATTATCCTCAAGTTCCCAAAGATCGACGAGGGTCTTCGAAACTGCAAAGCCATTTTCCAAGAGTTCG ATGAGGATTCTAATGGGTCGATTGATCACTCGGAGCTAAAGAACTGTTTCAGGAAGCTAGAGATCttgtttgaagaagaagagataaatGATTTGTTCCAGGCTTGTGATATTAATGAAGATATGGGGATTACATTTACTGAGTTCATTGTTCTTCTCTGCCTTGTCTACCTTCTTAAGGACGACTCATCCACTCTCCAAAAG AAATGGAGACTGGGGATGCCGAAGCTGGAACCGACGTTTGAGACGCTAGTGGACACGTTCGTGTTCCTGGACGAGAACAAGGATGGACATGTTAGCCGCGAGGAGATGTTTCGAGCCATTGATGAATCTGGAGAACGTTCCTCGGGGAGGATTGCAATGAAGAGATTTG AGGAAATGGACTGGGACAAGAATGGTATGGTGAACTTTAAAGAGTTTCTGTTCGCATTCACGCAATGGGTTGGAATAGATGagaatgaagatgatgatgacgatAGCAATGACAAGGCTTGA
- the LOC106410148 gene encoding probable WRKY transcription factor 34, with protein sequence MPGFDNNFAVMGEWLDPSPNHKKRSKAELEREVSLEDIKNKGFLHASFQEKPCYSSNGLSERIAARTGFKVPRLKTESIFPSTCLAISSPGVSPATLLESPVFLSNPLTSPTTGKLSSLPSDKAKYEFIEDISLTLSLDPTTNIGSEHDDSQAYGSGLGDLMPSGAPGDDGYNWRKYGQKLVKGSEYPRSYYKCTHPNCEVKKKVERSREGHITEIIYVKAHNHLKPPTNRRSVTGLSGTGDDMQIDGTGTNENLQWTSPVYEEVGYGSHSGSMQVQSGTQFGYGGVATDAFSKDEEDRTSFMSVSLGYDGQVDESEPKRRKLETSGSSRGTREPKVVVKTTSDIDILEDGYRWRKYGQKVVKGNPNPRSYYKCTASGCNVTKHVERASDDLTSVLTTYIGKHNHAVPAARNSSHVGSGSSGTVQGGLATQTHNQHVHYPVPRSSSEGMVTANSSLHDFQPYLRSPSGFSVYYVGEAELTDISVSGLPIGQERFLGLEALATGDPDGLMLQLAAEPKVEQMSQQELGLSRSSLIDIMSRLPQI encoded by the exons ATGCCTGGTTTTGACAATAACTTTGCCGTGATGGGAGAGTGGTTAGACCCTAGTCCTAACCACAAGAAGAGATCCAAAGCGGAACTTGAAAGAGAGGTCTCTTTAGAAGACATTAAGAATAAGGGCTTTCTGCATGCAAGCTTTCAAGAGAAACCGTGCTACTCAAGCAATGGTCTTAGTGAAAGGATTGCTGCGAGAACCGGGTTTAAAGTACCAAGGTTAAAGACTGAGAGTATTTTTCCATCTACATGTTTAGCCATCTCTTCTCCTGGTGTTAGCCCAGCAACTCTACTAGAGTCTCCTGTTTTCCTCTCAAACCCTTTG ACATCTCCAACAACAGGAAAGCTCTCATCACTACCTTCAGATAAAGCTAAATATGAGTTCATTGAAGACATTTCCTTAACCTTGAGCCTCGATCCTACTACAAACATCGGTTCAGAACACGATGATTCACAAGCATATGGAAGCGGTTTAGGAGACTTGATGCCTAGTGGTGCGCCTGGAGATGATGGATACAACTGGAGAAAATACGGACAGAAGCTAGTTAAAGGAAGCGAGTATCCACGTAGCTATTACAAGTGCACGCACCCGAACTGTGAGGTCAAGAAGAAGGTTGAACGGTCCCGGGAAGGTCATATTACTGAGATCATATACGTGAAAGCTCATAATCACCTTAAACCTCCAACTAACCGCCGTTCAGTCACTGGACTATCCGGTACAGGCGATGACATGCAAATAGATGGAACTGGAACCAATGAGAACTTACAATGGACATCGCCTGTTTATGAAGAGGTCGGATACGGAAGCCATTCTGGATCAATGCAGGTTCAAAGCGGGACTCAGTTCGGGTATGGTGGTGTAGCAACCGATGCCTTCtctaaagatgaagaagatcgcACGTCCTTCATGAGTGTCTCTCTGGGTTACGACGGACAAGTAGATGAATCCGAGCCAAAGAGGAG GAAACTGGAAACGAGTGGATCAAGCCGAGGAACCCGTGAGCCAAAAGTCGTGGTGAAGACCACAAGTGACATTGACATCCTCGAAGATGGCTATCGCTGGCGCAAGTATGGGCAAAAGGTCGTCAAAGGAAACCCGAATCCGAG GAGCTACTATAAATGCACAGCTAGTGGATGTAACGTAACTAAGCATGTGGAGAGAGCTTCTGATGACCTCACGTCCGTACTAACCACTTACATAGGCAAACACAATCACGCAGTACCAGCAGCACGTAACAGCAGCCACGTCGGTTCGGGCAGCTCAGGGACCGTCCAAGGCGGTTTAGCGACTCAGACCCACAACCAACATGTGCACTATCCAGTGCCACGCAGTAGTTCTGAGGGAATGGTCACAGCCAACTCATCACTACATGACTTCCAGCCATACCTGAGGTCTCCTTCAGGTTTCTCGGTTTACTATGTAGGCGAAGCCGAGCTTACAGATATTTCAGTGTCTGGTTTACCTATTGGGCAAGAGAGGTTTCTCGGCCTGGAAGCGCTTGCCACTGGTGATCCGGATGGGCTGATGTTGCAGTTAGCAGCAGAGCCGAAGGTGGAACAAATGTCACAACAGGAACTAGGATTGTCAAGGAGCTCATTGATAGATATAATGAGTAGATTACCACAAATATGA
- the LOC106408482 gene encoding GPI-anchored protein LORELEI, which yields MFFVFPLFGFTITHFLKSSSLVLTFCFMEVKLFFLLIALLVTLSSSNSTSNIVFESRTSVSGRSLLSAKKQCEVDFQSKNYTDLTRQCRGPTYPATECCAAFKQFACPYAHQINDLNTDCAKVMFSYITVHGNYPLGLFASECKETKVGLVCPSSPRVSAAPHHTTLVVSAATAVLAFLVFWFNNEK from the exons ATGTTCTTTGTCTTTCCGTTGTTTGGTTTCACCATAACTCATTTCTTAAAgtcttcttctttagttttaaccttttgtttcatGGAGGTAAAACTATTTTTCCTTCTGATAGCATTATTGGTGACTCTCTCATCTTCAAATTCCACATCAA ATATTGTGTTTGAATCTCGAACATCGGTTAGTGGAAGAAGCTTACTTAGTGCCAAGAAAC AATGTGAAGTGGACTTTCAGAGTAAGAACTACACGGATCTGACGAGACAGTGCAGAGGTCCGACGTATCCAGCGACAGAATGTTGCGCGGCGTTTAAACAGTTTGCATGTCCTTACGCGCATCAAATCAACGACTTGAATACTGACTGTGCCAAGGTAATGTTCAGCTACATCACCGTTCACGGTAACTATCCACTTGGCCTTTTCGCCAGCGAGTGCAAAGAAACGAAAGTGGGACTCGTTTGCCCTTCTTCACCTCGCGTTTCAGCCGCTCCTCATCACACCACGCTGGTGGTCTCTGCCGCAACCGCTGTTTTGGCTTTTCTAGTGTTTTGGTTTAACAATGAAAAGTAA
- the BNAC07G40320D gene encoding uncharacterized protein At4g26450, translating to MHGRQRNVGNGYRSGFGMSGSRVSPDRPMRGHGFFGPDHHHHQHRGFNRGYGRGRGRSKSFQNQLQLPPPPLPPPVVQRRSGGGSGDVFMDAGRLAAEYLVSQGVLPQTVFSSKWQGGEFQGSRLQEAARVDALAPSADKRRYVDGFRNNLGGRRSNRYDSDFGRSGTWSERSKGYEAETGDDSVSGHREEQPLAEDIASSVQRSASGEFMRKREGAGDSESVLDKDEAQSKTGSSSAGKEIVQDCEISKVSEGSCSLSAGSGEMIGRAGGNGGENESQTAIEDASIRQHDEDAPIHRQCAADESFRESGIDLATLCKFEKVPTRTRSSLTAKSTKLHLSQNIKETSRNPGLLEEDQACETRDKSSGKADSTRDENFNDQVEDLPLVQFVEDSKCHRSNSFPNSIPRENNEKDSELELANIHRSYSMGKGGEKRANVGSDMEEGAKRQRSWVPLPVSEASDRFNAFKASEIQSDEEEDDKPISFYMKRIDGAAGKTDNHESLANTGNNSIHRGNSGPVYAEEHQLFPASFKMCDLNLGGAADANDGKRESGQAVGFDLSISSSSKSLDFSTNTRMSNGKEIEVIDLDNDDSPEVVKSSNNPGRKQEVSPYMGIDDVPDYNEGLMMVEYLDSFGNIPPINQGVSTTVPQNNDVALQDREGALGNDQAANNTDDDSIFMSLGEIPLTFLQTWDQPPARGYEKPF from the exons ATGCATGGTAGACAACGCAACGTTGGGAATGGGTACAGATCTGGTTTTGGGATGTCTGGTTCTAGAGTTTCCCCTGACCGTCCTATGAGAGGACATGGCTTCTTTGGTCctgaccaccaccaccaccagcacCGTGGGTTTAACCGTGGATATGGAAGAGGTAGGGGACGTTCTAAGTCGTTCCAGAATCAGCTTcagcttcctcctcctcctctgcctCCTCCGGTGGTGCAACGGAGAAGCGGTGGTGGGAGTGGGGACGTTTTCATGGACGCAGGTCGTCTAGCAGCGGAGTATTTGGTTTCTCAGGGTGTTCTGCCACAAACTGTGTTTTCCAGTAAATGGCAGGGTGGGGAGTTTCAGGGTTCTAGGTTGCAAGAAGCAGCTCGAGTTGATGCTTTGGCTCCTTCCGCTGATAAAAGGAGGTATGTCGATGGCTTTAGGAACAATTTGGGAGGAAGGAGGTCTAACCGTTATGACTCGGATTTTGGGAGGAGTGGAACTTGGTCAGAGAGGAGTAAAGGTTATGAGGCAGAGACTGGTGATGACTCTGTGTCTGGGCATCGAGAAGAGCAGCCGCTTGCTGAAGATATTGCCAGCTCGGTTCAGAGGTCAGCCTCTGGTGAATTTATGAGAAAGCGTGAAGGAGCGGGTGATTCCGAGTCTGTGTTGGACAAGGATGAGGCACAGTCTAAGACAGGTTCCTCCAGTGCTGGGAAAGAAATTGTTCAGGATTGTGAGATCTCAAAAGTGTCCGAAGGTTCTTGTAGCTTGAGTGCTGGATCAGGGGAGATGATAGGTAGGGCTGGTGGTAATGGTGGAGAGAATGAGAGTCAGACTGCTATCGAAGATGCATCTATCCGTCAACATGATGAAGATGCACCTATCCATCGACAATGTGCTGCTGATGAATCGTTCAGGGAGAGTGGCATTGATTTGGCAACGCTGTGTAAGTTTGAGAAGGTGCCTACGAGGACGCGCTCTTCTCTGACTGCTAAAAGCACCAAGCTGCATCTGAGTCAAAATATCAAGGAAACCTCTCGTAATCCTGGTCTTCTAGAGGAAGATCAAGCATGTGAGACTCGAGACAAGTCTTCTGGAAAAGCTGACAGTACTAGGGATGAAAATTTCAACGACCAAGTTGAAGATTTGCCTCTTGTTCAGTTCGTTGAGGACAGTAAATGCCATAGGTCTAATTCTTTTCCCAATAGCATTCCCAGGGAAAATAACGAGAAAGATTCAGAATTAGAATTGGCTAATATCCATAGATCATATTCAATGGGGAAAGGAGGCGAGAAGCGAGCTAACGTTGGCAGTGACATGGAGGAGGGAGCAAAAAGACAGAGAAGTTGGGTGCCTTTGCCAGTTTCTGAAGCCAGTGATCGCTTCAACGCATTCAAAGCAAGCGAAATCCAAagcgacgaggaagaagatgacaagCCAATCTCATTCTACATGAAACGGATCGACGGTGCTGCTGGAAAAACCGACAACCATGAAAGTCTGGCTAATACAGGCAATAATAGTATACACAGGGGAAACTCAGGTCCAGTGTATGCAGAAGAGCATCAGCTGTTTCCTGCTTCGTTTAAGATGTGTGACCTAAATTTAGGGGGAGCGGCGGATGCTAATGATGGCAAAAGGGAATCTGGTCAAGCTGTTGGTTTTGATCTATCAATCAGCAGTTCTAGCAAGTCTCTTGATTTCAGTACTAATACTCGGATGAGCAATGGTAAAGAGATAGAAGTGATTGATTTGGACAATGATGATTCGCCAGAAGTGGTCAAGTCCAGCAATAACCCCGGGAGAAA GCAAGAAGTTTCACCCTATATGGGCATTGATGATGTTCCAGACTACAATGAAGGGCTGATGATGGTAGAGTATCTTGATTCGTTTGGAAACATTCCTCCAATAAACCAGGGAGTCAGTACTACTGTGCCACAGAACAACGACGTTGCTCTTCAAGACCGAGAG GGAGCTCTTGGAAATGACCAAGCAGCAAATAATACAGACGACGATTCAATATTCATGTCGCTGGGAGAAATACCATTGA CATTCTTACAAACTTGGGACCAACCCCCGGCTAGAGGCTACGAGAAGCCTTTCTGA